In Gopherus flavomarginatus isolate rGopFla2 chromosome 1, rGopFla2.mat.asm, whole genome shotgun sequence, a single genomic region encodes these proteins:
- the CCDC70 gene encoding coiled-coil domain-containing protein 70: MSYTSRQKQLIKKLWDEKVFRKEIKAFQEKIKGFQEKMNAFREKIRAFRMAIQAFWEEESPIWEEENAFREAEKTFREEAKAFWEGYRDFWKGYNAFWKKDKAFWKENQFLWEKEKVLLDEDKVLWAEEKALWADEKALLEEERAFWEDEEALREDEKALQEDEKSIWEGAFGPLRGEQLLLAVVINAPGDHGPDILRGRG, encoded by the coding sequence ATGTCCTACACCTCCCGCCAGAAACAGCTCATCAAGAAGCTGTGGGATGAGAAAGTTTTTCGGAAGGAAATCAAGGCTTTTCAGGAGAAGATCAAGGGCTTTCAGGAGAAGATGAATGCCTTTCGGGAGAAGATCAGGGCCTTCAGGATGGCGATCCAGGCtttctgggaggaggaaagccCCATCTGGGAGGAGGAAAATGCCTTTCGAGAGGCAGAAAAGACTTTCCGGGAAGAAGCAAAAGCCTTCTGGGAGGGGTACAGGGATTTCTGGAAGGGGTATAATGCTTTCTGGAAGAAGGACAAGGCTTTCTGGAAGGAGAATCAGTTCCTCTGGGAAAAGGAGAAGGTTCTCCTGGACGAGGACAAGGTCCTGTGGGCAGAAGAAAAGGCTCTCTGGGCAGATGAAAAAGCCCTTCTAGAAGAGGAAAGAGCTTTCTGGGAGGATGAGGAAGCCCTCCGAGAAGATGAAAAAGCCCTCCAAGAAGATGAAAAATCTATCTGGGAGGGGGCATTTGGCCCTCTGAGAGGAGAACAATTACTGCTAGCTGTAGTTATCAATGCTCCTGGGGATCATGGTCCAGATATTCTTAGAGGAAGAGGGTAG